In one window of Eleutherodactylus coqui strain aEleCoq1 chromosome 10, aEleCoq1.hap1, whole genome shotgun sequence DNA:
- the LOC136581096 gene encoding olfactory receptor 6C1-like: MDPKNKTMVCYFILKGISDVPDLQALVFFLVLLIYLITFGGNITILLLVFLDSELHTPMYYFLCNLSILDLSSTTVTLHKVLFMFVTGNNTVAFIACMVQMYIFCWLSGNALILLTAMSYDRYVAICHPLHYMTLMNDRFCAALASFCWAISFLQILPSMVIVARFTCYTSHVINHFYCDIMPLIDLTCNDTSIIQLLIFTEGVLLSTFTPFLLTFISYVFIITAIIRIQSSIGRAKAFYTCSSHLTIVGLHYSSLVCQYLTPIGTFKSNKLIALFNTAVVPMLNPIIYSLKNTDVKSAIQRKCHYFMIQLKGA; the protein is encoded by the coding sequence ATGGAtcctaaaaataaaacaatggtGTGTTACTTCATTTTGAAAGGGATATCGGATGTTCCTGATCTGCAAGCTCTTGTCTTCTTCTTGGTTCTTCTCATATATCTCATCACATTTGGTGGCAACATCACCATTCTTCTCCTGGTCTTCTTGGACTCTGAGCTCCACACCCCCATGTACTACTTCTTGTGTAACCTTTCCATTTTAGACTTATCTTCCACCACAGTTACCCTACATAAGGTCCTCTTCATGTTTGTAACAGGCAATAATACAGTAGCCTTTATTGCCTGTATGGTACAGATGTATATTTTTTGCTGGCTATCTGGCAATGCGTTGATACTACTCACGGCAATGAGCTACGACCGTTATGTCGCCATTTGTCACCCATTGCATTATATGACACTAATGAATGACAGATTCTGTGCAGCGTTAGCCTCTTTCTGTTGGGCAATTAGTTTTTTACAAATTTTACCTTCTATGGTTATTGTAGCAAGGTTCACATGTTACACGTCTCACGTCATTAACCATTTCTACTGCGATATCATGCCGTTGATTGATCTTACCTGTAATGACACCTCCATCATACAGTTACtgatattcactgagggggtcctaCTTTCAACCTTCACTCCATTTCTTCTCACCTTCATCTCTTATGTGTTTATTATTACTGCCATAATAAGAATACAGTCCAGTATTGGGAGAGCTAAAGCTTTCTATACCTGTTCCTCCCACCTCACCATAGTCGGTCTCCATTACTCTAGTCttgtctgtcagtatctgactCCAATTGGTACCTTCAAGTCCAATAAACTTATAGCTCTTTTCAACACAGCTGTAGTGCCCATGTTAAACCCAATTATCTATAGCCTGAAAAATACAGATGTGAAGTCAGCTATTCAACGCAAATGCCATTATTTTATGATCCAGTTGAAAGGTGCTTAG